A segment of the Salvelinus namaycush isolate Seneca chromosome 3, SaNama_1.0, whole genome shotgun sequence genome:
ggttcaaatagtatttataTACTTTCAAAACACTTTGAGCATTGAATTGAGACTGCCTGGAGGGACTTTTGAGACTATTCCATGGATTCCATTGCACCCAGCAAGCTCAATAAAGCACATGtaaagtatttgaaagacaaGGAACACTATTTCCACCCAGGTCTGTTAGAAAACACGGCTGTTGACCTACCTGATGATTTAGGGTTGATGAACGGGTGCTCCATGCCCTTCCCTACAGGGGTGACAGGCAGGGACAGGGAGGCCTGGACAGCAGAGTCCATCTTGTCCATGTCCAGGGTAGGGGAGCTGGGGGCTGACATCCTGTCTGCAGTCCTCTCCCTCACCACCATCTCCTGTCTcaggtctgggggggggggggggggggggggtgcagataGACAGACATGAGATACAAGCACCAATACAGACATGACATTCCGTCTGCAGTCTTCTCCCTCTCCGCCAGCTCCTGTCTCAGGTCTGAGGCATCAGTCACACCAATACAGACATGATTCTACCAAATGGATAGAGCAGTGTTTCACAACCCTCTCCTCAAGTACCAGCCAGACAGCTCCAACTATTTCATATACTCCAGTACTATCACTACATCTGATTACACTGGTCTACTATCATCAAGCACATGATTAGTAGGGGACAGGGAGTTAGGGGTTACCCCCATCCAAACCGCTGGCTTCATCCTTCAGTCTCTACTGAGACCACTAGACTACTTCTCATCCAGCTGACTTAATACAGCAGTATTACCCATAACAGAAAGGGTCGGTCTGAGATAGAGGTAGGTGTTTCATGTCTTCATACCTCTGGCTTCATCCTTCAGTCTCTGAACTGACTCCAGTAGAGACTCCTTCTCATCCAGCTCACTCTCCAGGAAGGCATTCCTCTCTATGGCCTGGTTCAGACGACCCTCAAAGTCCTCCAGAGATACGATGGTCGCcctgatggagggaggaggagaagagttgGGGTGGACAACGGTTAGTAGCAGAAACAGGTGAAAAATGTACAGTATCTGTGTGGGTTGGATAACTGGGTTAACACTGAGTGGAGTAACACTCTCTTTACAAGCATTTCAATACACCCACaatgacatctgctaaatatgtgtatgtgaccaattcaTTTGATACTGAGGCACAGCTACCAGGCAGCATCCACTTAGCCTACAACCCAGGCCTGAACTCAAAACATTTGAATGGCTGTGTTAGTAACGTTCTACTGTGGTATATAGTGACCTCTTGGCTCTCTCCAGGTCATCGTTGGCCTGCTCCAGTTCTCTGACGTATTTATGAAGCTGTTCCTTGATTCCTCTGGTCTGTCCCAGGTCATcctctaacatggagacctgctTATAGCTCTGAGCATACTGCTGCTCCAACTTCTcctacagggggagagagaacaacGTTCAGACAACATATAGACCTGCTTATAGCTCTGAGCATACTGCTGTTCCAACTTCtcctacagggagagagaacaaCGTTCAGACAACATATAGACCTGCTTATAGCTCTGAGCATACTGCTGTTCCAACTTCtcctacagggagagagaacaaCGTTCAGACAACATATAGACCTGTTTATAGCTCTGAGCATACTGCTGCTCCAACTTCtcctacagggagagagaacaaCATTCAGACAACATATAGACCTGCTTATAGCTCTGAGCATACTGCTGTTCCAACTTctactacagggagagagaacaaCATTCAGACAACATATAGACCTGCTTATAGCTCTGAGCATACTGCTGTTCCAACTTCtcctacagggagagagaacaaCGTTCAGACAACATATAGACCTGTTTATAGCTCTGAGCATACTGCTGTTCCAACTTCtcctacagggagagagaacaaCGTTCAGACAACATATAGACCTGCTTATAGCTCTGAGCATACTGCTGCTCCAACTTCtcctacagggagagagaacaaCGTTCAGACAACATATAGACCTGCTTATAGCTCTGAGCATACTGCTGTTCCAACTTCtcctacagggagagagaacaaCGTTCAGACAACATATAGACCTGCTTATAGCTCTGAGCATACTGCTGTTCCAACTTCtcctacagggagagagaacaaCGTTCAGACAACATATAGACCTGCTTATAGCTCTGAGCATACTGCTGCTCCTGCGGGGGGGCGAGAGAGGGAATGAGTGTGTGGagattacatttaagtcatttagcagacgctcttatccagagcgacttacaaattggaaagttcatacatattcatcctggtccccccgtggggaatgaacccacaaccctggcgttgcaagcgccatgctctaccaactgagccacacgggaccacagagATGGTTGCATTGATGACTGAGGTGACAGGTGGAAGGGAGTGTTGACATGCCAACTTAATGTTAACATTCTCGGTGTTCATAGACTCTACAACTCCTTTGTTCTCTGGCGAGGGGTGAAGAATGGCTCATAGGTGTCAGAATCAAGCCAACCTAAGGTCTGGGTCAACAGCAAGGCTAGCCCAGCTCCACCGGCCCCCAGCTCCACCGGCCCCCACATGAATCACAGTCCTCCATGGCCCGATCATAGAACTGTAGTCTAGTCTATTGCACACTCACATGTTGCTGCCATATGTAGTCTAACAGGCTGTCTAACACACATGAATATGGTTATCCCACAGACAGAAGGAAATGGTCATAAAAGACAGCACCTCATTATAAAGAAGCATGTGTTATTTAATCTCAGtgctctacatcctggttagcatcatgttctattatctcagtgctctacatcctggttagcatcatgttctattatctcagtgctctacatcctggttagcatcatgttctattatctcagtgctctacatcctggttagcatcatgttctattatctcagtgctctacatcctggttagcatcatgttctattatctcagtgctctacatcctggttagcatcatgttctattatctcagtgctctacatcctggttagcatcatgttctattatctcagtgctctacatcctggttagcatcatgttctattatctcagtgctctacatcctggttagcatcatgttctattatctcagtgctctacatcctggttagcatcatgttctattatctcagtgctctacatcctggttagcatcatgttctattatcccagtgctctacatcctggttagcatcatgttctattatctcagtgctctacatcctggttagcatcatgttctattatctcagtgatctacatcctggttagcatcatgttctattatctcagtgctctacatcctggttagcatcatgttctattatcccagtgctctacatcctggttagcatcatgttctattatctcagtgatctacatcctggttagcatcatgttctattatctcagtgatctacatcctggttagcatcatgttctattatctcagtgatctacatcctggttagcatcatgttctattatcccagtgctctacatcctggttagcatcatgttctattatcccagtgctctacatcctggttagcatcatgttctattatctcagtgctctacatcctggttagcatcatgttctattatcccagtgatctacatcctggttagcatcatgttctattatctcagtgctctacatcctggttagcatcatgttctattatctcagtgcactacatcctggttagcatcatgttctattatctcagtgatctacatcctggttagcatcatgttctattatctcagtgctctacatcctggttagcatcatgttctattatctcagtgctctacatcctggttagcatcatgttcaATTATCTCAGTGCactacatcctggttagcatcatgttctattatcccagtgctctacatcctggttagcatcatgttctattatcccagtgctctacatcctggttagcatcatgttctattatctcagTGATCTACATCatggttagcatcatgttctattatctcagtgcactacatcctggttagcatcatgttctattatctcagtgctctacatcctggttagcatcatgttctattatctcagtgctctacatcctggttagcatcatgttctattatctcagtgctctacatcctggttagcatcatgttctattatcccagtgatctacatcctggttagcatcatgttctattatctcagtgatctacatcctggttagcatcatgttccATTATCTCAGTGCactacatcctggttagcatcatgttctattatctcagtgatctacatcctggttagcatcatgttctattatctcagTGATCTACATCCTGGTTAGCGGTACAACATTTACCTTGGGGTTATCCAGCTCGCACTTCAGTGTTTGGTTCtaacccctctgtctgtctgtgtgtgtgtgtgtgtgtgtgtctgtgtgtgtgtgtgtgtgtccgttccTGCGTATGTTACCTTGAGGTTGTCCAACTCGCTCTTCAGTCTTTGGTTCTCTGTGTGCAGGTCTCTGAGGCGGTGTTCAGCCTGTCCTAGCTGGGCCTCTAACTCTGCCTCCAGCTCTCTGCTCCCTTCCTGGAACTCCAGCAATTCCTCCTGGGCCTCATGGTAACTGAGGAAGACACGGGAGAGAACGGACTgttacacacagtcacacacactaccTCTCCAGCAATTCCTCCTGGGCCTCATGGTAACTGAGGAAGACACGGGAGAGAACGGACTgttacacacagtcacacacactaccTCTCCAGCAACTCCTCCTGGGCCTCATGGTAACTGAGGAAGACACGGGAGAGAACGGACTgttacacacagtcacacacactaccTCTCCAGCAACTCCTCCTGGGCCTCATGGTAACTGAGAAAGACACGGGAGAGAACAGACTgttacacacagtcacacactacCACACTGTCTCTCCTGCAACTCCACCAGCTCCTCCTAGGCCTCATGGTAGCTGGAGGACACACGGGAGGGACTGTTATTTAATGATTCATTGTGGTACTAATGAGTGGTTGTCACATCCCCTGGACAGTCAGACTGAGACCTATCCTGTGTGGTCAGTGGAACATGTCTGAACACACCCGGTCTCTTAACTCATAATATCCTGTCTCCAGACCCCTTGACCCCTCACCCCTCTCAGAACACACGGAACAGCAGCAGGCATATAGGAGCCATCTGTATCATCTAATGACAAACCCCTGAGGTCTCAAAGCTCTACCAGACCTGCTGAGATACTGTCTCTGTCTTAAAGCTCTATCAGACCTGAGGGACTGTCTCTGTCTTAAAGCTCTATCAGACCTACTGAGGTACCGTCTCTGTCATAAAGCTCTATCAGACCTGAGGTACCGTCTTAAAGCTCTATCAGACCTGAGGTACCGCCTTAAAGCTCTATCAGACCTGAGGTACTGTCTCTGTCATAAAGTGCTAGATACAACCTAGTAATACAGTCCAGTAATATCTACAGATAGGCCTAGCTGAAAGGCCTGGACTCCTGGATTGTAGCATAGCACTTTCTCTTCTCCCATGTGGCTGTATATCAGTCTATCATCGGTCTGTCCATAGACATAAAACACCTAGAACTTACTATCTGTCTGGTCATAGATGTAATGCAACTAGAATGGTCCTGCATGGCCCCTGACTCATCTGTCATGACAAAGGCCAATGCCATGCTAGAGCTGAATGAATGCAGACTTTCCATGCCATTCATTCAGTCAGGTGGCTCCACTGCATTGAATTAGAATGGTTGGTTAAGGTGTGAGAACCTAGGGCATGGTATACTAATCTGGTAGTCAGATATGTTAGCCTGGACCAAGATCTGTTTgtactataaaataataacatgccatttagcagatgttttaatcccaagtgacttacagtcatgtgtgcatatattttacatatgggtggtcccaggaatcaaacccactaccatGGCAttacaagtgccatgctctaccaactgagctacaaaggaccactgtttggcatgacaaggagTTGAGATGatcgcacaaacagatctgggaccaggttacagATACATAGTTCCACTGACCAGGGATGACCCTTGAACTGAAAAGGTcttagtgacacacacacacattaacaggGTTCGTCAGCTCTGGGGTCAGTTAACAGGCAGCCACTGCTCCATCCTTGGCCTCACTGGGTTTCCCTGCTCATTCCACACATAGTTACcgcaccaaaaacacacacagttaccGTACCAGAAGCACACACAGTTACCGTACCAGAAGCACACACAGTTACCGTACCAGAAGCACACACAGTTACcgcaccaaaaacacacacagttaccgcaccaaaaacacacacagttaccGTACCAGAAGCACACAGTTACCGCACCAGAAGCACACACAGTTACCGCACCAGAAGCACACACAGTTACCGCACCAGAAGCACACACAGTTACCGCACCAGAAGCACACACAGTTACCGCACCAGAAGCACACACAGTTACCGCACCAGAAGCACACACAGTTACcgcaccaaaaacacacacagttaccgcaccaaaaacacacacagttaccgtaccaaaaacacacacagttaccGTACCAAAAACACACAGTTACCGTACCAGAAGCACACACAGTTACCGTACCAGAAGCACACACAGTTACCGCACCAAAAACACACAGTTACCGTACCAGAAGCACACAGTTACCGCACCAAAAACACACACGGTTACCGTACCAGAAGCACACAGTTACCGCACCAAAAACACACACGGTTACCGTACCAGAAGCACACACAGTTACcgcaccaaaaacacacacagttaccGCACCAGAAGCACACACAGTTACcgcaccaaaaacacacacagttaccgcaccaaaaacacacacagttaccgcaccaaaaacacacacagttaccGCACCAGAAGCACACACAGTTACCGCACCAGAAGCACACACAGTTACCGCACCAAAAACACACACGGTTACCGCACCAGAAGCACACACAGTTACCGCACCAAAAACACACACGGTTACCGCACCAGAAGCACACACAGTT
Coding sequences within it:
- the LOC120041882 gene encoding nuclear distribution protein nudE-like 1-B; its protein translation is MDTDMIPTFTSKDQEIDYWKALSLKYKSSYHEAQEELLEFQEGSRELEAELEAQLGQAEHRLRDLHTENQRLKSELDNLKEKLEQQYAQSYKQVSMLEDDLGQTRGIKEQLHKYVRELEQANDDLERAKRATIVSLEDFEGRLNQAIERNAFLESELDEKESLLESVQRLKDEARDLRQEMVVRERTADRMSAPSSPTLDMDKMDSAVQASLSLPVTPVGKGMEHPFINPKSSVLTNGSGPGGSPLTPSARISALNIVGDLLRKVGALESKLAACRNFAKDQAVRKTYSTSSSNMITGNGNLLNSNATKFSHSLHTTYYAKTAVNGLDPSTLTALASPRTVSPPGMLPLTV